A genome region from Mycobacterium florentinum includes the following:
- a CDS encoding thiolase C-terminal domain-containing protein, which yields MSAFRASTAVVGVGATDYYKRGTSPLSSAQLVLQAILRACDDAGADPRTVDGFVSYAGDSSEGLAIGAALGVHEVRWSTQVWGGGGGAVAAAVNCAAAAVHSGQANCVAVYRGLSEATDGRGAYNKGHMGHLYAAHGMIAPAQVCAMRTQRMLEVDGVPPSTLEAVALAGYHHAQNNPKAVAYGQPLDHNRYQGSRLISEPLRLFDCSRENDGATAVLVVNAERVGDYRGTPAYILSGVQGATAGWTESVENENPYTSAGFHPALVNRLWEGAQISAADVDVAQVYENFTGPAVASMIDHGLCPPGPAAGEFLTVDNLTVQRGRLPINTAGGNIAEGFVHGIGLVAEAVRQIRGGSPNPVADADVSLLIGGPMAPLVSSTVFGSAATI from the coding sequence ATGAGCGCGTTTCGCGCCTCGACCGCGGTGGTGGGAGTCGGAGCCACCGATTACTACAAACGCGGCACCAGCCCACTGTCGTCAGCGCAGCTGGTGCTGCAGGCGATACTGCGGGCGTGCGACGACGCGGGCGCCGACCCGCGCACCGTCGACGGGTTCGTCTCCTACGCAGGGGATTCCAGTGAGGGGCTGGCCATCGGCGCAGCGCTCGGCGTCCATGAGGTGCGCTGGTCGACGCAGGTGTGGGGCGGTGGTGGCGGTGCGGTGGCGGCCGCGGTCAACTGCGCCGCCGCTGCGGTACACAGCGGGCAGGCCAACTGCGTGGCGGTCTACCGCGGCCTATCGGAGGCCACCGACGGGCGCGGCGCCTACAACAAGGGACACATGGGGCACCTCTATGCCGCCCATGGCATGATCGCCCCCGCCCAGGTATGCGCGATGCGCACCCAGCGGATGCTCGAGGTCGATGGGGTGCCGCCGTCGACCCTGGAGGCGGTCGCACTCGCCGGTTATCACCATGCGCAAAACAATCCGAAGGCGGTCGCCTACGGTCAGCCGCTCGATCACAACCGCTACCAGGGCTCCCGGCTCATTTCCGAGCCGCTCCGACTTTTCGACTGCTCTCGTGAAAATGACGGTGCCACAGCTGTTTTAGTGGTCAATGCCGAACGCGTCGGTGACTACCGGGGGACGCCGGCCTACATACTGTCCGGCGTGCAGGGCGCCACCGCCGGCTGGACGGAATCGGTTGAGAACGAAAACCCCTACACCAGTGCAGGATTCCATCCCGCACTGGTGAACCGACTGTGGGAAGGGGCGCAAATCAGCGCGGCCGATGTCGACGTGGCACAGGTGTATGAGAACTTCACCGGTCCCGCGGTAGCGTCGATGATCGACCACGGGCTGTGCCCGCCGGGGCCGGCGGCCGGCGAGTTCCTCACGGTCGACAACCTGACTGTCCAGCGCGGCCGCCTGCCGATCAACACCGCCGGCGGAAACATCGCCGAGGGTTTCGTGCACGGGATCGGGCTGGTGGCCGAGGCGGTGCGGCAGATCCGCGGGGGTTCACCCAACCCTGTTGCCGATGCTGATGTTTCACTACTCATCGGCGGCCCGATGGCGCCACTGGTCAGCTCGACCGTGTTCGGGTCGGCGGCCACGATCTGA
- a CDS encoding Zn-ribbon domain-containing OB-fold protein, protein MSATIPADLESAAEAHGKAVAAGDNKTVLADFLPDRIGQLISSADVPTRLKGAQVRSISEAGSGSYDVIIRYTKLDDQWFELRSRWVHFTDGSWRVASVRNIPDTPPWVGVTGPSDDGLDTAHWEGLRAGKLLLQRCSQCSTWIWSPRPICPACHSFDTAFEAVEPVGTIYSWTRTWQPFTEDATGHLPYVVVLVELPAAGGRRVLGVLAHADGRTPRIGATVRGVIDQPSDDRYWPLVRWHLDPDSDVEAR, encoded by the coding sequence ATGAGCGCCACGATCCCGGCCGACCTGGAAAGCGCCGCCGAGGCCCATGGCAAAGCCGTTGCCGCGGGCGACAATAAGACAGTATTGGCGGATTTTCTGCCCGACCGCATCGGGCAACTGATCAGCTCGGCCGATGTGCCCACCCGGCTCAAGGGAGCGCAGGTGCGCTCGATCAGCGAAGCCGGGTCTGGAAGCTACGACGTCATCATCCGCTACACCAAGCTCGACGACCAATGGTTCGAACTGCGCAGCCGCTGGGTGCATTTCACCGACGGCAGCTGGCGGGTGGCCAGCGTGCGCAACATCCCCGATACGCCGCCGTGGGTCGGTGTGACCGGCCCGTCCGACGACGGCCTCGACACGGCCCACTGGGAGGGGCTGCGTGCCGGAAAACTGTTGCTGCAGCGGTGTTCCCAGTGTTCGACGTGGATCTGGTCGCCGCGCCCCATCTGCCCGGCATGTCACAGCTTCGATACCGCCTTCGAGGCGGTCGAGCCGGTCGGGACCATCTACTCGTGGACGCGAACCTGGCAGCCGTTCACCGAGGATGCCACCGGCCATCTGCCCTATGTCGTGGTGCTCGTGGAACTTCCCGCGGCCGGCGGCCGCCGGGTCCTGGGCGTGCTCGCCCACGCCGACGGGCGCACGCCTCGCATCGGCGCGACGGTGCGTGGCGTCATCGACCAACCGTCCGACGACCGGTACTGGCCCCTGGTGCGCTGGCACCTGGACCCCGATTCGGACGTGGAGGCACGATGA
- a CDS encoding aromatic ring-hydroxylating oxygenase subunit alpha — translation MTTSLPRQDRIRRALELLRNETTDKFDEVVGFAAGEFTDPVLAQQERDLIFGRVPSIIAHGSEIARPFDFMTVQMPRNNVIVVRQKDGSVKTFVNLCRHRGALLEDSEKGRCRFFSCPYHRWSYDPDGSLRMVTRDATFGEIDRKKQGLVEIPCEERHGFIWVVDNAHAEIDVEAWLGPEMDAILAGYHLDKLQCVRSAGFDEPTNWKIMQDAFLDGYHIQYAHPNTAGKIIHTNVMAFEDFGRHCRFIAPRKSIDRWLEEDPGDRELDRYVTETHFLLPNSTLLRQPDHFQLLTFRPHRSDPAKSRMEQRLMVPRQEDSGMDEAHWNRLWDKNWEILLAVLHNEDFPLLRNSQRGMASADAGDMLLGRNETANQVFRRETKKLLAQGDTPQ, via the coding sequence ATGACCACATCGCTTCCCCGCCAGGACCGGATCCGTCGGGCACTCGAACTGTTGCGGAACGAAACGACCGACAAGTTCGACGAAGTCGTTGGCTTTGCAGCGGGTGAGTTCACGGATCCGGTACTCGCGCAACAGGAGCGCGATCTCATCTTCGGCCGTGTCCCGTCGATCATTGCCCACGGGTCCGAGATCGCGCGCCCGTTCGACTTCATGACCGTCCAAATGCCGCGCAACAACGTCATCGTGGTGCGGCAGAAAGATGGCAGCGTCAAGACGTTTGTGAATTTGTGCCGGCATCGGGGTGCCCTGCTGGAGGACAGTGAGAAGGGCCGCTGCCGATTTTTCTCCTGCCCCTACCATCGATGGTCCTACGACCCCGATGGCTCGCTGCGGATGGTCACGCGAGACGCCACGTTCGGTGAGATCGACCGCAAGAAGCAGGGTTTGGTGGAAATTCCGTGCGAGGAGCGGCACGGCTTCATCTGGGTGGTCGACAACGCGCACGCCGAGATCGATGTCGAGGCCTGGCTGGGCCCCGAAATGGATGCGATCTTGGCCGGGTACCACCTGGACAAGCTGCAGTGCGTCCGGTCGGCGGGGTTTGACGAACCGACCAACTGGAAGATCATGCAGGACGCGTTCCTCGACGGCTACCACATTCAGTACGCGCACCCCAACACGGCGGGCAAGATCATCCACACCAACGTGATGGCATTCGAGGATTTCGGCCGGCACTGCCGATTCATCGCGCCGCGTAAGTCGATCGACCGCTGGCTGGAAGAAGACCCGGGCGACCGCGAACTGGACCGCTATGTCACCGAGACGCACTTCCTGCTGCCCAACAGCACACTGTTGCGCCAACCAGATCACTTCCAGCTGCTGACCTTCCGGCCCCACCGGAGTGATCCGGCCAAGTCCCGCATGGAGCAACGGCTGATGGTTCCGAGGCAGGAAGACTCGGGCATGGACGAGGCACATTGGAACCGGCTGTGGGACAAGAACTGGGAGATTCTGTTGGCCGTGTTGCACAACGAGGATTTCCCGTTGCTGCGCAATTCGCAGCGCGGCATGGCCAGCGCGGATGCCGGCGATATGCTGTTGGGCCGCAACGAGACCGCCAACCAGGTATTCCGTCGCGAGACCAAAAAGCTGCTGGCCCAAGGCGACACTCCACAGTGA
- a CDS encoding cytochrome P450: MTTAMDRVPPNLMTDFDVYEPSLAVPVDVFQQRVADLAAKGPVVYSPAYGGHWVVTGYKEVHQVLTDHESFSSYPNNLVTPMDFGKFIPLELDPPEHTAYRHVLQPLFSPQRMKKLSDDIRAVVNELIDGFAPRGSAEFVSEFAHELPARIFLALMDWPLEDAGLFTEATDVVLFGKPGGTQEESDQARIEAGLSVAGYFQKVIEDRRNNPRGDATSVLINTEVELPDGTRKLQDQELILMFYLLLMGGLHTVQGSLAWAIAHLVDNPAQRDLIIADPTTIPKAVEEILRIEAAVAAGRRAIRDVELGGVNIAEGDQLLLMLCSANRDPGTFSSPGEFDITRSPNRHLSFGAGVHRCLGSHLGRIELTIALEELHRRIPDYQLVESDPPVYHSTQVRGCLRMPITFTPENFTPEN; encoded by the coding sequence ATGACGACAGCAATGGATCGCGTGCCGCCGAACCTCATGACCGACTTCGACGTTTACGAACCCAGCCTGGCCGTCCCGGTGGACGTGTTCCAGCAGCGGGTCGCCGATCTGGCCGCCAAGGGTCCCGTTGTGTACTCGCCGGCTTACGGCGGGCACTGGGTGGTGACCGGGTACAAGGAAGTCCATCAGGTCCTGACTGACCATGAATCGTTTTCCAGCTACCCGAACAACCTCGTTACCCCGATGGATTTCGGCAAGTTCATCCCACTCGAACTCGACCCGCCGGAGCACACCGCGTACCGCCACGTGCTGCAGCCGCTGTTCAGTCCCCAACGCATGAAGAAGCTTTCGGACGACATCCGTGCGGTGGTCAACGAGTTGATCGACGGCTTCGCGCCGCGTGGCAGCGCCGAATTCGTCTCCGAGTTCGCCCACGAGCTGCCGGCCAGAATCTTTCTGGCGTTGATGGACTGGCCGCTGGAAGACGCGGGGCTGTTCACCGAGGCCACCGATGTCGTGTTGTTCGGCAAGCCGGGCGGTACCCAGGAGGAGTCCGACCAGGCCCGCATCGAAGCGGGTCTGAGCGTGGCCGGCTACTTCCAGAAGGTGATCGAGGATCGGCGGAACAACCCACGTGGCGACGCGACGTCCGTCCTGATCAATACCGAGGTCGAATTACCCGACGGCACCCGCAAACTCCAAGATCAAGAACTGATCTTGATGTTCTACCTGCTGTTGATGGGTGGCCTACACACCGTGCAGGGATCGCTGGCCTGGGCAATCGCGCATCTGGTCGACAACCCCGCGCAACGCGACCTGATCATCGCCGACCCGACCACAATTCCCAAAGCGGTCGAGGAGATTCTGCGCATCGAAGCGGCCGTCGCCGCCGGCCGCCGCGCGATCCGCGACGTCGAACTCGGTGGGGTCAACATCGCCGAGGGTGACCAGTTGCTGCTGATGCTGTGTTCGGCGAACCGCGACCCGGGTACCTTCAGCTCTCCGGGTGAATTCGACATCACCCGCTCCCCCAATCGGCACTTATCGTTCGGTGCGGGGGTGCACCGCTGCCTTGGTTCACACCTCGGCCGCATCGAGTTGACCATCGCCCTGGAGGAACTGCACCGTCGCATCCCGGATTACCAACTGGTGGAATCGGACCCACCGGTCTACCACTCGACTCAGGTGCGTGGCTGCCTTCGCATGCCCATCACGTTCACACCAGAGAACTTCACACCAGAGAACTGA